A window from Musa acuminata AAA Group cultivar baxijiao chromosome BXJ3-10, Cavendish_Baxijiao_AAA, whole genome shotgun sequence encodes these proteins:
- the LOC135651657 gene encoding uncharacterized protein LOC135651657 isoform X2 → MSDTSDTFVGNAKDIISKIIPRFYPQLKFSRLVISFEAKPGYDILMADFHISRNIPPDQKICLLVVQTDNLDTSSCIISPQHVSFLVNGKGIERRTNVSMDSGPQFPTDITKMLKYGTNIIQAIGYFSGSYITAIAFIGRITTPAAPTLEDYVHPVIEKTVSDSDIIEGPSRITLNCPISFKRIKIPVKGHLCKHHQCFDYDNFMEMNFRKPSWRCPCCNTPTSGIDLRIDQNIVKVLQEVGEDIADIVIFADGSWKAFVEHNKSINQVHKVRSGQQETSNENGSTLTGVVDLTMEEDYASDIAKCSEEVTPSHGYAYRAENIICELEDRKPFRDIEGLPVSLDASGAPVTSTPIDILAAVYNTGDGILPWNLPSVSSSTSGRTGGGNANALGTLESLVPNVVLNPIQTDAVSPALNRVLTGLELSQSTPTFQQASQGMPLAENLQLQPLHLAGSIITNEAGRPPIPRHVSRTPIAVQALPAQTQPPSSSRRVHIGSSNSNSMINSITSISHQAFSPTTMASGLSSISSQMQIEQHFRTSNMASVPSQLHSITPEPHQHSNSALQRVGVPAPSLVGTSAPQGQLRVADPYRATVHSPSDYQNPQQLLYQRGHHSANLSSISWPSRNPSSQVLQASRSPVFPTAAGPSLSIRSSAERAAQPATAQTGAARIPVTTRVPSFPTVVDMDGTLPSSGSHGASELPYERNWQPTGRMRGSLTGSAYDAALSQYLVAPTQPAQLRPRPSSVDGSTDQLLVSPVNSLNVQPPIIQHVSTRRADSNDQSTGSYGL, encoded by the exons TGCCTCCTTGTTGTTCAGACAGATAATTTAGATACATCGTCATGTATTATAAGCCCCCAACATGTGAG CTTTTTGGTGAATGGAAAGGGCATTGAGAGAAGGACAAATGTTTCCATG GATTCAGGACCTCAGTTTCCGACAGATATTACTAAAATGCTAAAATATGGAACAAATATTATCCAGGCTATTGGATATTTCAGTG GTAGTTACATCACAGCCATTGCCTTCATCGGTAGAATAACTACTCCTGCTGCTCCAACACTGGAGGATTATGTTCATCCTGTGATTGAAAAAACTGTTTCAG ATTCCGACATAATTGAGGGGCCATCAAGGATAACACTCAATTGCCCTATAAG CTTCAAGCGTATTAAGATTCCTGTTAAAGGACATCTCTGCAAACATCATCAG TGTTTTGACTATGATAATTTCATGGAAATGAACTTTCGCAAGCCATCCTGGCGCTGTCCTTGTTGTAACACACCTACTAGTGGTATTGACCTACGGATTGATCAAAATATTGTCAAG GTACTGCAAGAGGTCGGGGAGGATATTGCTGATATTGTAATTTTTGCTGATGGATCATGGAAGGCGTTTGTTGAACACAATAAAAGTATAAATCAAGTTCATAAGGTGAGGTCTGGGCAGCAAGAAACTAGCAATGAGAATGGGAGTACATTAACTGGTGTTGTAGATTTGACTATGGAAGAAGATTATGCATCCGATATAGCGAAGTGTTCAGAAGAAGTTACACCTTCACATGGATATGCATACAGAGCTGAAAACATTATCTGCGAGTTAGAAGACAGGAAACCATTCAGGGATATTGAAGGTCTTCCGGTCTCACTGGATGCTTCTGGGGCTCCAGTCACCAGTACTCCTATTGACATTCTAGCAGCTGTTTACAATACAGGAGATGGTATTTTGCCCTGGAATTTGCCTTCAGTTTCTAGCTCCACATCAGGCAGAACAGGTGGTGGCAATGCTAATGCACTGGGAACCTTGGAATCACTTGTCCCTAATGTTGTGCTGAATCCTATTCAAACTGATGCTGTTTCTCCAGCACTTAATAGGGTTTTAACAGGTCTTGAACTTTCACAGTCTACACCAACTTTTCAGCAAGCATCACAAGGGATGCCGCTTGCTGAAAATTTGCAATTACAGCCATTGCATTTGGCAGGTTCAATTATTACCAATGAAGCAGGGAGACCTCCTATACCTAGACATGTTAGTAGGACCCCAATAGCAGTACAAGCACTTCCTGCACAAACACAACCACCCAGTTCATCTCGAAGAGTGCATATAGGTTCATCAAATTCCAATTCTATGATCAACAGTATTACTTCTATATCTCACCAAGCATTTTCTCCAACAACTATGGCCAGTGGACTTAGTTCAATTAGCAGTCAGATGCAAATCGAGCAACACTTCAGAACTTCCAACATGGCTTCGGTACCATCACAGTTGCATTCCATAACTCCG GAACCCCACCAACATAGTAACTCAGCATTGCAGCGAGTTGGTGTTCCAGCACCTAGCCTGGTTGGCACTTCAGCTCCACAAGGCCAGTTAAGAGTGGCAGATCCTTACAGAGCAACAGTCCACTCTCCCTCAGACTACCAAAATCCCCAACAGCTACTATATCAAAGGGGACATCATTCTGCAAATCTGTCGAGTATTTCGTGGCCTTCTCGTAACCCTTCGAGTCAGGTGCTGCAAGCATCACGGAGTCCTGTGTTTCCAACAGCTGCGGGACCTAGTCTTAGCATACGATCATCTGCCGAACGTGCAGCACAGCCGGCCACAGCACAAACAGGAGCAGCAAGAATTCCTGTCACGACCAGAGTGCCGTCTTTTCCCACAGTTGTCGACATGGATGGGACACTGCCTTCATCAGGATCTCATGGGGCGTCTGAACTTCCATATGAGCGCAATTGGCAGCCAACGGGGCGCATGAGAGGTAGTCTAACTGGCAGTGCCTACGACGCTGCACTTAGTCAGTACTTGGTTGCTCCTACACAACCAGCACAATTACGACCGCGACCTTCCTCAGTTGATGGTTCTACTGACCAGCTTCTGGTGTCACCTGTTAACTCTCTCAATGTTCAACCACCTATAATACAGCACGTCAGTACAAGACGTGCTGATTCAAATGACCAATCGACAGGATCATATGGCCTATGA
- the LOC135650454 gene encoding 3-methyl-2-oxobutanoate hydroxymethyltransferase 1, mitochondrial-like — MLRLLARRLMSNVPESTVYGGPKPQSPGRRVTLTHLRQKHRRGEPITVVTAYDYPSAAHVDSSGVDVLLVGDSAAMVIHGHDTTLPISLDDMLAHCRAVARGASRPLLVGDLPFGSYESSASEAVNSAVRMLKEGGMDAIKLEGGAPSRISAAKAIVEAGIAVMGHVGLTPQAISVLGGFRPQGKTVASAVKVVETALALQEAGCFSIVLECVPAPVAAAATAALQIPTIGIGAGPFCSGQVLVYHDLLGMFQHPHHAKVTPKFCKQYAHVGDVISKALSQYKEEVENRSFPSAVYTPYKISEADVDGFSNELQKMGLNEAASAAAAAGKNEETAG; from the exons ATGCTGCGGCTACTGGCGAGGCGACTGATGAGCAACGTGCCGGAGAGCACGGTGTACGGCGGGCCGAAGCCCCAATCCCCCGGTCGCCGGGTCACGCTCACCCATCTCCGCCAGAAGCACCGCCGCGGCGAGCCCATCACCGTCGTCACCGCCTACGACTACCCCTCCGCCGCCCACGTCGACTCGTCTGGCGTCGACGTGCTCCTCGTCGGCGACTCCGCCGCCATGGTCATCCACGGCCATGACACCACCCTCCCCATCTCCCTCGACGACATGCTCGCCCACTGCCGCGCAGTCGCCCGCGGCGCCTCCCGCCCCCTCCTCGTCGGCGACCTCCCTTTCGGCTCCTACGAGTCCTCCGCCTCCGAG GCGGTCAACTCGGCTGTGAGGATGTTGAAGGAAGGGGGAATGGACGCGATCAAACTGGAAGGCGGCGCACCGTCGAGGATCTCTGCAGCGAAGGCGATTGTCGAGGCGGGCATCGCGGTCATGGGGCATGTTGGATTGACTCCGCAGGCTATTAGTGTGCTTGGGGGGTTCCGGCCGCAGGGGAAGACAGTTGCTAGTGCTGTCAAG GTCGTGGAGACGGCACTTGCTTTGCAGGAGGCGGGTTGCTTCTCAATTGTTTTGGAGTGTGTGCCTGCACCAGTTGCTGCAGCAGCGACTGCTGCACTGCAGATACCCACCATTGGCATTGGTGCTGGACCTTTCTGTAGCGGCCAG GTGCTGGTTTACCATGATTTGTTGGGTATGTTTCAGCATCCTCATCATGCTAAG gtTACTCCGAAGTTCTGTAAACAATATGCACATGTGGGAGATGTCATCAGCAAAGCTCTTTCACAGTACAAAGAAGAAGTAGAAAATCGTTCATTTCCAAGTGCAGTTTATACACCATATAAAATAAGTGAAGCTGATGTTGATGGTTTTTCAAATGAGCTGCAAAAGATGGGCTTGAATGAGGCAGCttcagcagctgctgctgctggtaaAAATGAGGAAACAGCTGGATAG
- the LOC135650453 gene encoding probable WRKY transcription factor 27 encodes MDDDNWDLSAVVRSCRPSGTAAAATTTTTSDTFSLLPPHSRQLLAAEGGKGGAFVLLPDVNQRRTSTLGAEELYNSSFLKGWPPRSTTTTSPLAAVGGSLQPPPCRRADRPLSRTHRSRRRKSQQKKVVCHVPADGLSSDTWAWRKYGQKPIKGSPYPRGYYKCSSSKACLARKQVERSRTDPGIYIITYTGEHNHPMPTHRSALAGSTRHKFPSPPCAAAAPGDSGERPSPADPEASPLSATTAAGLSPATPVTASMDDEPFRSRPKNGEDGVDEEEEVEEEDDEGLLLVEDMEMMGEDDLLFVRSEESGPASATTAEMGAFFDGDAGVEDHLLPLPWLSNCNSNSSSSSSHGCYR; translated from the exons ATGGACGACGACAACTGGGATCTGAGCGCCGTTGTGCGGAGCTGCCGGCCGTCagggacggcggcggcggcgacgacgacgacgacgtcggACACTTTCTCGTTGTTGCCTCCGCACTCGAGGCAGCTCCTGGCGGCGGAGGGAGGCAAAGGTGGCGCCTTTGTGCTTTTACCGGACGTAAACCAGAGGCGGACCAGCACCTTGGGGGCGGAAGAGCTATACAACTCCTCGTTCCTCAAAGGCTGGCCACCTCGTTCCACCACAACCACCTCCCCGCTGGCCGCCGTGGGCGGGTCACTTCAACCCCCACCGTGCCGGAGAGCAGACCGGCCTCTCTCCCGAACCCACCGGTCCAGGCGAAG GAAGAGCCAACAGAAGAAGGTGGTGTGCCACGTCCCGGCCGACGGCCTCTCCTCCGATACGTGGGCCTGGCGGAAGTACGGGCAGAAACCCATAAAAGGTTCGCCTTACCCTCG GGGTTACTACAAGTGTAGCAGCTCTAAAGCGTGCCTCGCGCGGAAGCAGGTGGAGCGGAGCCGGACAGACCCGGGGATCTACATCATCACCTACACCGGCGAGCACAACCACCCCATGCCCACCCATCGCAGCGCCCTCGCCGGGAGCACACGCCACAAGTTTCCAAGTCCTCCCTGCGCCGCCGCTGCCCCGGGGGATAGCGGCGAGCGCCCCTCCCCCGCCGACCCCGAAGCCAGTCCCCTGTCCGCGACCACCGCAGCTGGGCTGTCCCCCGCCACCCCGGTCACTGCCTCCATGGACGACGAGCCTTTCCGCAGCCGACCAAAGAATGGGGAAGACGGCGtggacgaggaggaagaggtggaagaagaagatgacgagGGCCTGCTCCTGGTGGAGGACATGGAGATGATGGGCGAGGACGACTTGCTGTTCGTGAGATCAGAGGAGAGCGGCCCCGCCTCGGCGACGACGGCGGAGATGGGGGCGTTCTTCGACGGCGACGCAGGCGTCGAGGACCACTTGCTTCCTCTGCCATGGCTGTCTAATtgcaacagcaacagcagcagcagcagcagccacggCTGCTACAGATGA
- the LOC135650770 gene encoding mitochondrial arginine transporter BAC2-like: MEFWPEFLASSWGKEFVAGGIGGMAGVISGYPLDTLRIRLQQPPVPSTAGPRRPPSALGLLRSILASEGPAALYRGMAAPLASVTVQNAMVFQVYAVLSRAFDSKNMNEPPSYGSVALSGFGTGALQSLILSPVELVKIRLQLQMIGNKGRQHGRLGPVSMAKEIKKKEGIRGLYRGLSITVLRDAPAHGVYFWTYEYAREQLHPGCRKTGQESLGTMLIAGGLAGVASWICCYPLDVVKSRLQAQSKPRAGQLPPKYLGIVDCICKSVEEEGVAVLFRGLGTAVTRAFVVNGAIFSAYELALRSLFNNN; the protein is encoded by the exons ATGGAGTTTTGGCCCGAGTTCTTGGCGAGCAGCTGGGGGAAGGAGTTCGTGGCGGGAGGGATCGGCGGCATGGCCGGCGTCATCTCCGGCTACCCCCTCGACACGCTCCGCATCCGCCTGCAGCAGCCGCCAGTTCCCTCCACCGCCGGCCCTCGCCGCCCGCCCTCCGCCCTGGGCCTCCTCCGAAGCATCCTCGCGTCCGAGGGCCCCGCCGCGCTCTACCGCGGCATGGCCGCTCCCCTCGCCTCCGTCACCGTCCAG AATGCCATGGTCTTTCAGGTGTATGCAGTCTTATCTCGAGCTTTTGATTCCAAGAATATGAATGAACCTCCTTCGTATGGAAGTGTTGCATTAAGCGGATTTGGAACAGGTGCCTTGCAGAGTTTGATATTAAGCCCGGTTGAGCTTGTGAAAATAAGGCTTCAACTACAGATGATTGGCAATAAGGGTCGTCAACACGGTCGACTAGGACCGGTTAGCATGGCTAAGGAGATCAAAAAGAAAGAAGGGATCCGGGGTTTATACCGAGGCCTGTCGATCACTGTCCTTCGAGATGCACCTGCACATGGAGTTTACTTCTGGACTTACGAGTACGCACGAGAGCAGCTTCACCCAGGTTGCCGTAAGACTGGCCAAGAAAGCCTCGGAACAATGCTCATTGCTGGAGGATTGGCAGGAGTAGCTAGTTGGATCTGTTGCTACCCGCTAGATGTGGTGAAATCCAGACTCCAGGCGCAATCGAAGCCTCGGGCCGGTCAGCTGCCTCCAAAATACCTCGGAATTGTCGATTGCATTTGCAAGAGTGTAGAGGAAGAGGGTGTTGCTGTGCTGTTCCGTGGACTGGGAACCGCTGTTACCCGGGCCTTTGTTGTCAATGGAGCCATCTTCTCTGCTTATGAGTTAGCTCTTAGGTCCTTGTTCAATAACAACTAA
- the LOC135651813 gene encoding probable purine permease 11, whose amino-acid sequence MGDTGDVQLHVRVEGDQGSAGPTKDSIPSNETPPPPSKLRHWRWWLMVALNIFFLLAGQTVAVLLGRLYYNEGGNSKWMATVVQSAGFPVLFIPLLLYPSPPASTATVARPSIVKVAVICICLGLIIAGDNLMYSYGLLYLPVSTYSLVCATQLAFNVVFAYFINSQKFTSPILNSVVLLTFSAALLGSQSDSEDSANVPKGKYPLGFVLTLGASATYSLILCLLQLAFQKVLKTEIFSVVLWIQIFTSFVATIASVVGLFASGESSGLHGEMEVYGKGKVSYLMTLVWTAVAWQVSSVGVVGLVFVVSSLFSNAVSTLALPLVPIFAVVFFHDKMEGVKIIAMLIAIWGFVSYIYHHYLDDKKTKKAIAIDAE is encoded by the exons ATGGGTGACACTGGAGATGTTCAGCTTCACGTCAGAg TGGAAGGAGATCAAGGATCAGCAGGACCAACAAAAGACTCGATTCCCAGTAATGAgacaccaccaccaccttcgaaGCTCAGACACTGGCGATGGTGGCTCATGGTGGCCCTcaacatcttcttcctcctcgccgGCCAAACCGTGGCCGTGCTGCTGGGAAGGCTCTACTACAACGAAGGTGGCAACAGCAAATGGATGGCCACCGTCGTTCAATCCGCCGGCTTCCCGGTTCTCTTCATTCCTTTACTCCTCTACCCCTCTCCGCCTGCTTCCACCGCCACCGTCGCCCGGCCCTCCATCGTCAAGGTTGCCGTCATATGCATCTGCTTGGGTCTCATCATTGCAGGAGACAACCTGATGTACTCCTACGGCCTTCTGTACCTGCCTGTGTCAACCTACTCGCTCGTCTGCGCTACTCAGCTGGCTTTCAACGTGGTCTTCGCCTACTTCATAAACTCCCAGAAGTTCACCTCCCCGATCCTCAACTCCGTCGTGCTCCTGACCTTCTCCGCGGCCCTCTTGGGATCCCAATCCGATTCCGAGGACTCCGCCAACGTCCCCAAGGGGAAGTACCCGCTGGGGTTCGTGCTGACGCTTGGCGCGTCCGCGACGTACTCGCTCATCCTCTGCCTGTTGCAACTCGCCTTCCAAAAGGTCCTCAAGACGGAGATCTTCTCGGTGGTTCTGTGGATACAGATATTCACGTCGTTCGTGGCGACCATCGCCTCCGTGGTCGGGCTGTTCGCCAGCGGGGAGTCGTCGGGGCTGCATGGGGAGATGGAGGTGTACGGGAAGGGGAAGGTGTCCTACCTGATGACGCTGGTTTGGACGGCGGTGGCGTGGCAGGTGTCCTCCGTTGGGGTGGTGGGCTTGGTGTTCGTGGTGTCCTCTCTCTTCTCCAACGCGGTGAGCACCCTGGCTCTGCCGCTGGTGCCCATATTTGCTGTGgtgttcttccatgataagatggAGGGTGTGAAGATTATAGCCATGCTGATCGCGATCTGGGGCTTTGTTTCTTACATTTATCACCACTATCTTGACGACAAGAAGACCAAGAAGGCCATTGCAATCGATGCCGAGTAG
- the LOC135651814 gene encoding uncharacterized protein LOC135651814 isoform X1 encodes MAMASVFLSLPLLRPPSREAVPYGTKTENPFCRTRLYNKSFICRKSIHVHGSFAAVASMLGRNAKKRDIVIPEPDYRIPVVLLGIAGGLVYQDNLLPAATIGLLGFLLLVQATRVRFVFDEEALEVKIGNQLEESGENVFVGGKNRWRYSTFVNWEFWWPQFPILIYFKETQTKPEGQIHFFPVIFNGKQLYDVMVERAGPSKTSGPK; translated from the exons ATGGCTATGGCGAGCGTGTTCTTATCGCTTCCGCTCCTCCGCCCTCCAA GTAGAGAAGCAGTACCATATGGCACAAAAACTGAGAATCCATTTTGTAGAACAAGATTGTATAACAAAAGCTTCATTTGTAGGAAATCCATCCACGTTCATGGAAGTTTTGCTGCTGTTGCATCAATG CTTGGAAGAAATGCCAAGAAAAGAGACATTGTAATTCCTGAACCAGACTATAGAATACCAGTTGTGTTACTTG GAATTGCAGGTGGACTTGTATACCAGGACAATCTACTACCAGCAGCTACGATAGGTCTACTTGGATTCCTTTTACTCGTCCAG GCAACTAGAGTACGATTTGTCTTTGATGAAGAGGCTCTG GAGGTGAAAATTGGGAACCAGCTTGAGGAGTCAGGGGAAAATGTTTTTGTTGGTGGCAAGAACCGTTGGAG GTACTCCACTTTTGTAAACTGGGAATTCTGGTGGCCACAGTTCCCAATTCTGATATATTTCAAGGAGACACAGACTAAACCTGAAGGACAAATTCACTTCTTTCCAGTAATTTTT AACGGTAAGCAGCTATATGATGTCATGGTGGAGCGTGCCGGGCCGTCAAAGACTAGTGGACCAAAATAG
- the LOC135651814 gene encoding uncharacterized protein LOC135651814 isoform X2: MAMASVFLSLPLLRPPSREAVPYGTKTENPFCRTRLYNKSFICRKSIHVHGSFAAVASMLGRNAKKRDIVIPEPDYRIPVVLLGIAGGLVYQDNLLPAATIGLLGFLLLVQATRVRFVFDEEALEVKIGNQLEESGENVFVGGKNRWRYSTFVNWEFWWPQFPILIYFKETQTKPEGQIHFFPVIFLYDVMVERAGPSKTSGPK; encoded by the exons ATGGCTATGGCGAGCGTGTTCTTATCGCTTCCGCTCCTCCGCCCTCCAA GTAGAGAAGCAGTACCATATGGCACAAAAACTGAGAATCCATTTTGTAGAACAAGATTGTATAACAAAAGCTTCATTTGTAGGAAATCCATCCACGTTCATGGAAGTTTTGCTGCTGTTGCATCAATG CTTGGAAGAAATGCCAAGAAAAGAGACATTGTAATTCCTGAACCAGACTATAGAATACCAGTTGTGTTACTTG GAATTGCAGGTGGACTTGTATACCAGGACAATCTACTACCAGCAGCTACGATAGGTCTACTTGGATTCCTTTTACTCGTCCAG GCAACTAGAGTACGATTTGTCTTTGATGAAGAGGCTCTG GAGGTGAAAATTGGGAACCAGCTTGAGGAGTCAGGGGAAAATGTTTTTGTTGGTGGCAAGAACCGTTGGAG GTACTCCACTTTTGTAAACTGGGAATTCTGGTGGCCACAGTTCCCAATTCTGATATATTTCAAGGAGACACAGACTAAACCTGAAGGACAAATTCACTTCTTTCCAGTAATTTTT CTATATGATGTCATGGTGGAGCGTGCCGGGCCGTCAAAGACTAGTGGACCAAAATAG
- the LOC135650620 gene encoding myricetin 3-O-glucosyl 1,2-rhamnoside 6'-O-caffeoyltransferase AT2-like yields MSSPVTKLAAELVTPGEQTPCATLPLSSLDHAMGLRFLVEMIAAYGRHGPEEEPPAKAIKGALSKALVPYYPVAGRLVVTGEGELQVACTGDGVWFVEATSRYSLSDLKDLEFPLAIPKEQLLPCPPPSINQRQMILMLQVTQLRCGGFVVGVKFNHMVLDGVGAGQLLGAIAEIARGAACPAVDPIWLREAIPSPPRLPRDPPTTTFSFVRSQWEFPLESISKFKEEFTRETSHRCTTFDVAAAVLWRSRARAINLDLRADVHLVFPANVRPFLRQLLPPEGGYYGNCVYCLTVTATSEEITRAPLVEIVRLIREAKASLPVKLAEWAVGDFKDDPFRVPIGYDALNLSDWRSVGFYEVDYGWGPPHCVAPLNDHAVFAGGIILRRPAPNQGGVRFVGQVVSEEHEGVFLEEMEKFT; encoded by the exons ATGAGCTCCCCCGTcacgaagctggccgcggagctcGTCACCCCCGGCGAGCAAACGCCTTGCGCCACCCTCCCCCTCTCCTCCCTGGATCACGCGATGGGACTCAGGTTCTTGGTCGAGATGATCGCCGCGTACGGCCGCCACGGTCCGGAGGAGGAGCCTCCAGCGAAGGCCATAAAAGGCGCCTTGTCCAAGGCGCTGGTCCCTTACTACCCCGTCGCGGGCCGCCTCGTGGTCACGGGGGAGGGGGAGCTGCAGGTCGCGTGCACCGGCGACGGCGTGTGGTTCGTGGAGGCCACGTCTCGTTACAGCCTCAGCGACCTCAAGGATCTCGAGTTCCCTCTTGCGATCCCCAAGGAACAGCTCCTCCCATGTCCTCCCCCCAGCATAAACCAACGACAAATGATACTAATGTTGCAG GTTACACAGCTCCGTTGCGGAGGATTCGTCGTTGGAGTCAAGTTCAACCACATGGTTCTCGATGGAGTTGGCGCGGGTCAACTCCTCGGAGCGATAGCAGAGATAGCGAGAGGTGCTGCGTGCCCCGCAGTTGACCCGATCTGGCTTCGAGAGGCCATCCCCTCTCCACCGAGGCTCCCACGGGATCCCCCCACGACCACCTTCAGCTTCGTCCGGTCGCAGTGGGAGTTCCCCCTGGAGAGCATCAGCAAGTTCAAGGAGGAATTCACGAGAGAGACATCCCACAGATGCACCACCTTCGACGTCGCCGCCGCCGTTCTCTGGCGATCCCGAGCCCGCGCCATCAACCTGGACCTCCGCGCCGACGTCCACCTCGTGTTCCCCGCGAACGTCCGCCCGTTCCTGCGCCAGCTGCTGCCGCCCGAAGGCGGCTACTACGGCAACTGCGTGTACTGCCTGACGGTCACAGCGACCAGCGAGGAGATCACGCGCGCTCCGCTGGTGGAGATCGTGAGATTGATCAGGGAAGCCAAAGCGAGTCTGCCGGTCAAGTTAGCCGAATGGGCTGTGGGTGATTTCAAGGACGATCCCTTCAGAGTTCCCATCGGCTACGACGCCTTGAACTTGTCAGACTGGCGATCCGTGGGGTTCTATGAGGTGGACTACGGATGGGGACCACCGCACTGCGTCGCTCCTCTCAACGACCATGCCGTCTTCGCCGGCGGCATCATTCTGAGGCGGCCTGCGCCCAATCAGGGGGGGGTGCGCTTCGTGGGGCAGGTCGTCTCTGAGGAGCACGAAGGTGTCTTCTTGGAGGAAATGGAGAAGTTTACGTAG